A stretch of Ipomoea triloba cultivar NCNSP0323 chromosome 13, ASM357664v1 DNA encodes these proteins:
- the LOC116000901 gene encoding BOI-related E3 ubiquitin-protein ligase 1-like, which produces MAVQAQHHPSNVLFLNRSGAQDGKGNDYSLHPYHAGAGGGTFIDETEMLFNHGVDANSRKRGREHTSSTTAAAMSNPNPNPNPNPPLISLQSQPHQLIDLTQLHASPHPNVVSTGLRLAFADHRQHHHHSLSPQSSQSSLFFSVLAEDLGTHIKQQRDEIEQYLRAQGEQLRRTLEEKRQRHYRALLGAAEESLTRRLREKEAEVDKATRRNAELEARAAQLAAEAQAWLARARAQELTAATLQAQLQQAMARPGCSTAHHPPERNDGATAAGEAEDAESAYIDPDRVEVSAGSNCRSCGKRGASVVLLPCRHLCLCRRCDAAAQACPLCLTVRSSSVEVFFC; this is translated from the exons ATGGCGGTTCAAGCTCAACACCACCCTTCTAATGTTCTCTTCTTAAACAG AAGTGGCGCTCAGGACGGTAAGGGGAACGATTACTCCTTGCACCCTTATCACGCCGGTGCTGGTGGGGGAACGTTTATTGATGAAACGGAAATGCTGTTCAATCACGGAG TTGATGCGAATTCGAGAAAGAGGGGGAGAGAGCATACCAGTAGTACTACTGCGGCGGCGATGAGTAATCCTAATCctaatccaaatccaaatcctCCGTTGATTTCGTTGCAATCTCAGCCGCATCAGCTTATCGATCTCACGCAGCTGCACGCTTCTCCGCACCCTAATGTTGTGTCCACCGGCCTCCGATTGGCCTTCGCCGACCACcgccaacaccaccaccactcgCTTTCTCCTCAATCATCGCAATCTTCGCTTTTCTTCTCGGTTTTGGCTGAGGATTTGGGGACTCATATCAAACAGCAGCGCGATGAAATCGAACAATATCTCCGAGCTCAG GGCGAGCAATTGAGGCGGACATTGGAGGAGAAGAGGCAGAGGCACTACCGTGCGCTGCTGGGAGCGGCGGAGGAGTCGTTGACGCGGCGGCTGAGGGAGAAAGAGGCGGAGGTCGACAAGGCCACCCGGCGCAATGCCGAGTTAGAGGCGCGTGCGGCACAACTCGCCGCCGAGGCGCAGGCGTGGCTGGCCAGGGCTAGAGCACAGGAGTTGACGGCGGCGACGCTGCAGGCTCAGCTGCAGCAGGCGATGGCAAGGCCAGGCTGCAGCACCGCTCACCATCCGCCGGAGAGGAACGACGGCGCCACCGCCGCCGGCGAAGCGGAGGACGCCGAGTCCGCCTACATTGACCCCGACCGAGTCGAAGTCTCCGCCGGCTCCAATTGCCGGTCGTGCGGGAAACGAGGGGCGTCGGTGGTTCTGTTGCCTTGCCGGCATCTTTGCCTCTGCCGGCGCTGCGACGCCGCCGCTCAGGCTTGCCCACTTTGCCTCACCGTTAGAAGCTCCAGCGTTGAAGTCTTCTTTTGCTAG